In one window of Candidatus Methylarchaceae archaeon HK02M2 DNA:
- the htpX gene encoding zinc metalloprotease HtpX translates to MSLLKLRLSMIGTLAFLIALSSLFFGIILTFMGGLDITALIVIVVAFNLIQWLIAPYIIDAMYKVKPVTESGNPKLYSMVRNLSQKTKIKMPKLMLAKIPIPNAFAYGSPITGKKVAVTETLLETLEEEEVEAVIGHELGHLKHRDVQIMMFASVLPAIFYFIGYSLMLSGMFGGGRRDGDGGATILIGIVCMAIYWILSLFVLGLSRLREYYADRHSVSVVDDGARKLSEALAKIVNYSANIKRRSRQKAGSSSSFRSLFIADPERAEKDYQDIAKISGYSADQQLVEGIISRKLSTTDKILELFSTHPNIVERLKALQKLS, encoded by the coding sequence ATGAGTCTCCTTAAACTTCGTTTATCCATGATAGGTACTCTAGCCTTCCTGATTGCCCTCTCTTCTCTCTTCTTCGGAATTATACTGACCTTTATGGGAGGGTTGGACATTACTGCGCTGATAGTAATAGTAGTTGCTTTCAATCTTATTCAATGGCTTATTGCACCTTATATCATTGATGCTATGTACAAAGTCAAACCAGTTACAGAAAGTGGAAATCCAAAACTCTACAGCATGGTCAGGAATCTCAGTCAAAAAACAAAAATAAAAATGCCGAAGCTAATGCTTGCAAAAATCCCTATCCCAAATGCTTTCGCTTATGGTTCGCCTATAACAGGTAAGAAGGTAGCAGTTACTGAGACTTTATTGGAGACGCTTGAAGAAGAAGAAGTAGAGGCCGTTATCGGACATGAACTAGGTCACCTTAAACATAGGGATGTTCAGATAATGATGTTCGCCTCAGTTTTACCAGCAATCTTTTACTTTATAGGATATTCTCTAATGCTTTCAGGTATGTTTGGTGGTGGTAGAAGAGATGGGGATGGGGGTGCTACTATATTAATAGGAATCGTTTGTATGGCAATTTATTGGATATTATCACTTTTCGTTTTAGGATTAAGTAGATTAAGAGAGTATTACGCTGATAGGCATAGTGTCTCAGTGGTAGATGATGGTGCTCGTAAGTTATCCGAGGCACTGGCAAAGATCGTTAACTATAGCGCAAATATAAAGCGTCGTTCACGTCAAAAAGCAGGCTCTTCTAGTAGCTTTCGATCCTTATTCATAGCAGACCCAGAAAGGGCTGAGAAGGATTATCAAGATATAGCAAAGATTTCAGGTTATTCGGCAGATCAACAACTTGTTGAGGGTATAATTTCGAGAAAGCTTAGCACAACGGATAAGATTCTAGAGTTATTTTCAACTCACCCCAATATAGTGGAGCGCCTTAAAGCCTTACAGAAATTGAGCTGA
- a CDS encoding phosphoenolpyruvate carboxykinase (GTP), with amino-acid sequence MNLKESSEETKKEIMKFLKTKLVEKDYKKLVRINNTKLYRFISKYVVLCNPDKVFVCTDSQEDIQYIRKTAVRNGEEKELSIDGHTIHFDGYYDQARDKKNTKFLLPKNVNLGSHINWIDRDEGLKEIHTILKNIMQGHELYVRFFCLGPKNSEFSILAVQLTDSSYVAHNEDLLYRSGYEEFKRLDDSDEFLKFVHSQGELENGVSKNIDKRRIYIDTQEEIVYSVNTQYGGNTIGLKKLAMRIAINRASKEGWLTEHMFILGVHGPKGRITYLTGAFPSLCGKTSTAMIEGETIVGDDIAYLRKKGETIHAVNVEKGVFGIIQGVNSIDDPVLWKTLHKPGEIIFSNVLVTQEKDVYWIGKNENIPERGINHSGEWTSGKKDAEGNEITPSHRNARFTVNLNLLENMDQRIDDPDGVEVRGIIYGGRDSDTWVPVEESFDWVHGIITKGASLESETTAATLGEIGIRKLNPMSNLDFLSISLGKYIENNLNFGITLKNPPLIFSVNYFLKSRSGIFLNDKADKRVWLKWMELRSHKEVEAIKTPTGLIPKYRDLKRLFKETLDKDYPKEDYIKQFTLRIPENLAKIDRVMDIYRTNVPDVPKILFEVLEEQKQRLNKARIQYGSYISPEKFSSNKEE; translated from the coding sequence GTGAATCTGAAAGAATCTAGTGAAGAAACTAAAAAAGAAATTATGAAATTTCTAAAAACAAAATTAGTGGAAAAGGATTATAAAAAACTAGTCAGGATAAATAATACTAAACTATACCGATTCATTTCTAAGTATGTCGTACTTTGTAATCCTGATAAAGTCTTTGTTTGCACAGATTCACAAGAAGATATCCAATATATCAGAAAAACGGCAGTAAGAAATGGAGAAGAGAAGGAACTTAGCATCGATGGACATACTATCCATTTTGATGGCTATTACGATCAGGCCAGAGATAAAAAAAATACCAAATTCCTTCTTCCTAAAAACGTCAATTTAGGCTCTCATATAAACTGGATAGATAGGGATGAGGGGCTTAAAGAGATTCATACTATTCTAAAAAATATAATGCAGGGGCATGAGTTGTATGTTAGATTCTTCTGTTTAGGACCGAAAAATTCTGAATTCTCCATCCTCGCTGTTCAGCTCACCGATTCCAGCTACGTTGCCCATAACGAAGATCTGCTTTACAGGTCAGGATATGAGGAATTCAAACGATTGGATGATTCTGATGAATTCTTGAAGTTTGTACATTCACAAGGAGAGCTTGAAAATGGAGTAAGTAAAAACATCGACAAACGAAGGATATACATTGATACTCAAGAGGAAATAGTGTATAGCGTGAACACCCAATATGGTGGCAATACTATTGGACTTAAGAAATTGGCAATGCGTATAGCGATAAATAGGGCATCAAAAGAAGGTTGGCTGACAGAACACATGTTTATCTTGGGAGTGCATGGCCCAAAAGGCAGGATAACTTATCTCACAGGGGCATTTCCCTCTCTCTGTGGAAAGACTTCTACTGCTATGATAGAAGGGGAGACAATAGTTGGAGATGATATAGCATATCTCAGAAAAAAGGGTGAAACGATCCATGCAGTCAATGTAGAAAAAGGAGTATTTGGAATAATACAAGGTGTTAACTCCATAGACGATCCTGTTTTATGGAAGACACTTCATAAACCAGGTGAGATAATATTTTCAAATGTACTGGTTACTCAAGAGAAAGATGTCTATTGGATTGGTAAAAATGAAAACATCCCAGAAAGGGGTATCAATCACTCAGGAGAATGGACCTCTGGTAAGAAAGATGCTGAAGGTAACGAAATAACACCTTCACATAGAAATGCTCGCTTCACAGTTAATTTGAATCTTTTAGAGAATATGGACCAAAGAATTGACGACCCTGATGGAGTTGAGGTTAGAGGGATAATTTATGGGGGACGGGATTCGGATACATGGGTTCCAGTAGAGGAGTCCTTCGACTGGGTACATGGTATAATAACTAAAGGTGCATCGCTGGAGTCTGAAACTACAGCTGCTACCTTGGGAGAAATAGGCATCAGAAAATTAAATCCCATGTCTAATCTGGATTTTCTATCCATATCCTTAGGCAAATATATTGAAAATAACCTGAATTTTGGTATTACCCTAAAAAACCCGCCTCTTATATTCTCTGTGAATTACTTTTTAAAATCCAGAAGTGGAATTTTCCTGAACGATAAAGCTGATAAGAGGGTCTGGCTTAAATGGATGGAATTACGTTCACATAAGGAAGTTGAAGCAATAAAAACACCTACTGGTCTGATACCAAAATATCGAGATCTAAAAAGACTATTTAAGGAAACGCTAGATAAAGACTATCCTAAAGAAGACTACATCAAACAATTTACATTAAGAATTCCAGAAAATTTAGCCAAGATCGACAGGGTCATGGATATTTACAGAACCAATGTCCCCGATGTTCCGAAAATATTATTTGAAGTACTGGAAGAGCAAAAGCAAAGGCTAAACAAGGCAAGGATACAATATGGGAGTTATATCTCGCCAGAGAAATTCTCTTCAAATAAAGAAGAATAA
- the tmk gene encoding dTMP kinase, whose product MGVISRQRNSLQIKKNKKILKKGILIAIEGIDGAGKTTHAELLKDSLLKDGYSVTLLHEPTEGKWGKKIAELANVGLDNISPKTEFELFCKDRIEDVENNINPALERNDIVIMDRYYFSNIAYQGAKGLDPDFIEKENMFAPKPDLVVILDVQPENALSRIQKRSSKPNLFERKQYLTKVRDLFKQRFSKRPYVQIIEGEQPIHVVSIKIREFIQPLLSKQEKK is encoded by the coding sequence ATGGGAGTTATATCTCGCCAGAGAAATTCTCTTCAAATAAAGAAGAATAAAAAAATCCTCAAAAAAGGCATACTCATCGCTATTGAGGGTATCGATGGAGCAGGCAAGACAACTCATGCAGAACTTTTAAAAGACTCATTACTGAAGGATGGATATTCCGTAACTCTTCTCCATGAGCCAACGGAAGGGAAATGGGGAAAGAAAATCGCCGAACTTGCTAATGTAGGACTCGATAATATAAGCCCGAAAACCGAGTTTGAGTTGTTCTGTAAGGATAGAATAGAGGATGTTGAGAATAATATTAATCCCGCTCTGGAAAGAAATGATATAGTTATAATGGATAGATATTACTTTTCAAATATTGCTTATCAAGGAGCTAAAGGACTTGATCCTGATTTTATAGAGAAGGAGAATATGTTTGCTCCTAAACCCGACCTTGTCGTTATTCTAGATGTGCAACCAGAAAATGCACTTTCAAGAATCCAAAAGAGATCTTCCAAACCGAATCTTTTTGAGAGGAAGCAGTACTTAACTAAAGTGAGAGATCTTTTTAAGCAGAGATTCTCAAAAAGACCATACGTTCAAATAATCGAGGGTGAGCAACCTATTCATGTAGTCTCAATAAAGATTCGAGAATTTATACAACCTCTATTATCTAAACAAGAAAAGAAATAA
- a CDS encoding HD domain-containing protein: MRFIAEIRDPVHGYIHITDVEKEIIDTPIFQRLRRIRQLAGANLTYPSAQHTRFEHSLGTMYLAGLTSTSLISKTQITDEDVQELRLSALLHDIGHGPFSHLFEEALTEKRNLTHEDITQRIIKETEIKDLIEKYGFNSRDISELSLGLSLKRAKFMNEIVAGGLSVDIMDYLLRDSYFTGVEYGKVDVHRLIDSFEIFDGKLAIDQAALYAFEAFNIARYEMFKAVYFHRTVRATQAMLIRSITLADDKLKLTDISNLKRFLQLTDEVTLERLIDLDPCGNKELYQAKQLAIGYRDRKLIKCVFEKIVHRKDRFIERILNQKGIRDKISIEIADEAGVNPDLIFFDVPTTPSVPYTSSRQSLSSITLVHKTSEGASYETVPIEDLALVGAIIGYMDIIRIYTQAEYRLKVEKAVEAFFGREGYSTKVSM; this comes from the coding sequence TTGAGATTTATTGCCGAAATAAGAGACCCCGTGCATGGGTATATTCATATAACAGATGTAGAGAAGGAGATAATCGATACGCCTATCTTTCAGAGGTTGCGAAGAATTCGTCAGCTTGCTGGGGCTAATTTGACTTACCCTAGTGCACAGCATACTCGTTTTGAGCATTCATTAGGTACAATGTACCTCGCTGGACTGACAAGTACCTCTCTTATCTCAAAAACCCAGATCACTGATGAAGATGTGCAAGAGCTAAGGTTATCCGCATTACTTCATGATATAGGACATGGTCCTTTCTCTCATCTATTTGAAGAGGCTCTGACAGAAAAGAGAAATTTAACCCATGAAGACATCACTCAAAGAATAATCAAGGAGACAGAGATCAAGGATTTAATCGAGAAATATGGCTTTAATTCAAGAGATATTTCGGAGCTTTCTTTAGGCCTATCTCTTAAGAGAGCCAAATTCATGAATGAAATAGTAGCAGGGGGCTTGAGCGTGGATATTATGGATTATCTACTCAGAGACTCGTACTTCACCGGTGTTGAGTATGGTAAGGTAGATGTACATCGACTTATAGATTCATTTGAAATATTTGATGGCAAGTTAGCTATAGATCAAGCTGCTCTTTATGCATTTGAAGCGTTCAATATAGCTCGGTATGAGATGTTCAAGGCAGTATATTTCCATAGGACCGTTCGTGCAACCCAAGCAATGTTGATCCGCTCGATAACCCTTGCCGATGATAAGTTGAAACTAACAGATATTAGCAATCTAAAAAGATTTCTTCAACTCACAGATGAAGTAACCCTCGAAAGGTTGATCGATTTAGATCCTTGTGGGAATAAAGAGCTTTATCAAGCGAAGCAACTAGCGATAGGTTATAGAGATAGAAAGTTGATCAAATGTGTATTTGAGAAGATAGTCCATAGAAAGGATCGATTCATAGAAAGGATTCTTAACCAGAAGGGTATAAGAGATAAAATTTCTATAGAAATTGCAGATGAAGCTGGGGTCAATCCAGACCTGATCTTTTTCGATGTTCCTACAACGCCTTCTGTACCTTACACGTCTTCACGTCAGTCTCTTTCTTCTATAACTTTGGTACATAAAACTAGTGAAGGGGCATCTTATGAGACTGTTCCTATTGAGGATTTAGCTTTGGTAGGGGCGATTATAGGGTATATGGACATAATACGAATATACACACAAGCCGAATATAGATTAAAAGTGGAGAAAGCTGTAGAAGCTTTCTTCGGCAGGGAGGGCTATTCGACTAAGGTATCTATGTAA